DNA sequence from the Bombus pyrosoma isolate SC7728 linkage group LG12, ASM1482585v1, whole genome shotgun sequence genome:
gtggAGTTGATAGATTTAGCCCGTGAAGGTCTCCCTTTAATATCCATTCAAGAGCGGTATTTGTTCAaacgtttcgttatttaataGGAATTTGTGATGAAGATAACCGTGAACTTGTTGAACAACCTAATGTCTCTTTgcagttattttattttccattaaataaaaaaattaatgtattgaAATGTTTGCAGCTGTTCGATAAACTACGTCGAGACGCACCGAATGAGCTTCTGAAGGTAATCGCCGTGCCTGGAGACATCACGGAACACGAACTGGGTATTTCAGAATCTGATCAGAACGTTCTAATAAGAAACGTGTCAGTCGTCTTTCATTCTGCTGCTACTGTGAAGTTTGATGAGGCACTCAAGATTTCGGTTACTATTAACATGGTCGGCACTAAACAACTATTGAATCTGTGTCATCGTATGCAAAATTTAGAGGTAAAGAGAGTAGTATACTGTAgtgtattgtaatataaacGCCCTTACATTTCATTCTTATGTGTAACGAAGTagttctttttacttttcaatgcctgaacaattattattaattattatgttagtctgacatatttaatttattaatctataAAATGTAACGATTAGAGATCTgtgttattttcttcttctaaagTAAAACTGAAGAGAAAGGatagaaaagataaattaatctttatgTCTTTATGTATAGGCGCTGATCCATGTTTCAACGGCATATTGCAACTGTGACCGTAAGGACATCGCTGAAGAAATCTATCCTCTTATAGCGGAACCAGAACAAATATTCGCTTTGACGAAGGTGATGGATGACAAGATGGTTGACGATATAACACCAATTTTGATCGGCAAACGACCGAATACCTATACATTTACCAAAGCCCTAGCGGAAAGAATGTTGGAAGCAGAATCTGATTATTTACCGATTTCAATTGTGAGACCCACTATAGTTCTATCATCGTTTAGAGAACCGGTTGCCGGATGGTTAGATAATTGGAACGGTCCGACTGGACTTATCGCCGCAGCTGGCAAAGGTTTCTTCAGGTAAGCTCAGAACTAGTAATTTCTATGTTAGTTAAATAGATACGTAAAGCTAAACcaataaacaatataagaTTCAGtgaattctttgtttctttatgaACTTTATAACTGAAATGATTGACTcggttattaataaataaacattcgtTATATATATCGCAGATCTATGCTTTGTCGGGGAGAAATGGTAGCTGATATAGTGCCGGTCGACATAGTGATCAATTTGATGATCGTCGCGGCATGGAAGACCGCGACGAATCGCACGAAAACGATTCCCATATACAATTGCTGCACAGGCCAACAAAACCCGATCACCTGGAGGAAGTTCGTTGAGCTGTCATTCAAGTACAGCCGAATGCACCCATACAACGATGTGATTTGGTACCCAGGTGGCAGGTGCCACAATATCGCTATAGTGAACAAAATATGCATGATCATCCAGCACATTGTACCGGCGCACATTTTAGACTTTACTCTTCGACTGAAGGGCAAGACGGCCAATATGGTCACATTGCAATCGAAACTCGAAAAAGCTACCAAATACTTGGAGTACTTTACTACGCAACAATGGAGATTCAAAGATGATAATGTTCGAGAATTAAACGAAGAGCTTAGTCTCGAGGATCGCCAGACATTTACATTCGACGTTAGACAAATTGACTGGGCTTCATACTTGGAACACTATATTTTGGGAATTCGGCACTTCCTCCTCAAGGAGAACCCGGACACACTGCCAGCTGCTCGTGTACACCTTAGGAAGTAAGTAATCTTCCTgataacaaaaatagaaatttaaaaaatacagacTATGAAGTACAATGTGATTTTTACTTGCAaacttattttcatatatacgtatatttgatCATATTTAATACACTTTAATCCTTCCAATGTCTTGATacaattaatatcgttaactAGAAGAATCAACGTAATATAAGCATACGAAGACAATAGATGAAAAATGCTTTACATATGAAAGCATTTTGAAATCCAATACCTTGTCAATCAATcacatattattaaaactgtccatttcttaaatttggttttgaaattaaagaatatttgattatttggTATAAAGAATACTAATTTCTCAAAAGCATtgaatatcatatttaaatattatgttatctACTACTAAAAGACTTATGTCTTTAGATCGAATAGGCTGTtcctctttttaattatattacatcgAAATACGCCTTTTTCTAAACACTAAATGATATCAGAACTAGAAAATGAATTGTACTTATCATATTTTCCCTTGTAATCTTCATATTTAACTTAGAAAATATCTTGAACTTAtccttttatatattatatatatattatgatactAATCTATCTGATGTAATCTGTTTCAGATTATATTGGATTCACAAAGCTGTGCAATTCGGGGTGCTATTAGTACTGCTGCGTTTTCTGTTGTTTCGAAGTACCGTGACCCAAAACGCATGTTATTCATTGGTGTCCCTGGTGTTACGTGTGTGCCGTATAATTGTTTGACGGCTCAGAACGCTGGTTGAGGATCGCGAAAAGCGTTATAACAAGCAACAACCACTATTCGTACAGAAGCATAATCTAATGGTGCGAGTTGTTCTCCGACTTCATTGCTCGCCGTTTCCAACGAGCAATCGCTATGTTCAAACATCCCATCGGTTGGCCTTTTCGATGTTTCTATTTgttcataattaaattagcGTTCGCTAGAGATATTCAATTCCACAGAGAGGTGCAGTTACGAAACTggtccaaaaaaaaaaaaaaacacacacacacacacacggaTAATAAGACGTACATTCGAAGCTTTCGAAGTTATCATATGTAAAAGTCACTTTGTTATAACTCCTAAAACTGAACAGGAAGAGTGTAATCACCTTTGAGTAAATACGTCGTCTTTTTGTTCAACGgtagaaaagggaaaagaaagttcaaatatttacgacCATACGTTTTTATCTGTGTCGTG
Encoded proteins:
- the LOC122573325 gene encoding putative fatty acyl-CoA reductase CG5065 encodes the protein MSTISGSQTTSVKEFYRDRSIFVTGVTGFMGKVLVEKLLRSCPIKNIYVLIRNKKGLDAHQRLRALLNGPLFDKLRRDAPNELLKVIAVPGDITEHELGISESDQNVLIRNVSVVFHSAATVKFDEALKISVTINMVGTKQLLNLCHRMQNLEALIHVSTAYCNCDRKDIAEEIYPLIAEPEQIFALTKVMDDKMVDDITPILIGKRPNTYTFTKALAERMLEAESDYLPISIVRPTIVLSSFREPVAGWLDNWNGPTGLIAAAGKGFFRSMLCRGEMVADIVPVDIVINLMIVAAWKTATNRTKTIPIYNCCTGQQNPITWRKFVELSFKYSRMHPYNDVIWYPGGRCHNIAIVNKICMIIQHIVPAHILDFTLRLKGKTANMVTLQSKLEKATKYLEYFTTQQWRFKDDNVRELNEELSLEDRQTFTFDVRQIDWASYLEHYILGIRHFLLKENPDTLPAARVHLRKLYWIHKAVQFGVLLVLLRFLLFRSTVTQNACYSLVSLVLRVCRIIV